The Prosthecobacter vanneervenii genome has a segment encoding these proteins:
- a CDS encoding AraC family transcriptional regulator: MAAISPQGFLRRVSGAELAKLFDLVPDISFFIKDRKGRFITVNRRGCDYCGVKNAKDVIGKTDFDFFPHSRVADYKADDEMVMSTGRPIVNRLESAPEAEGSPRLVISSKIPLRDEKGVIIGIAGFSRQVEQVRSGSSGEARFARVIEHMHQQPDEALSSAEMARMCGLSQSQFDRSFRRVFGSSARQYLLRVRVEAACRRLAETEETVAALAVELGFYDHAHFTRCFHRIMGLTPAEYREQRVPKGTRR, translated from the coding sequence ATGGCTGCGATTTCACCACAGGGATTTTTACGGCGCGTGAGCGGCGCGGAACTGGCGAAGCTCTTTGATCTGGTGCCGGACATTTCGTTTTTCATCAAGGACCGCAAGGGCCGCTTCATTACGGTGAACCGACGCGGCTGCGACTACTGCGGCGTGAAGAACGCGAAGGACGTGATAGGCAAGACGGACTTTGACTTCTTTCCGCACAGTCGCGTGGCAGACTACAAGGCTGATGACGAGATGGTGATGAGCACGGGCAGGCCGATTGTGAACCGGCTGGAGAGCGCGCCGGAGGCGGAGGGCTCTCCGCGACTGGTGATCTCCAGCAAGATCCCGCTGAGGGACGAAAAAGGCGTGATCATCGGCATTGCGGGATTCTCCCGGCAGGTGGAGCAGGTGCGCAGCGGCAGCTCGGGGGAGGCGCGGTTTGCGCGGGTGATCGAGCACATGCACCAGCAACCGGATGAGGCTCTAAGCAGCGCGGAGATGGCGCGGATGTGCGGGCTTTCGCAGAGCCAGTTTGACCGCAGCTTCCGGCGTGTGTTTGGCTCATCGGCGCGGCAGTACCTGCTGCGCGTGCGGGTGGAGGCTGCGTGCCGACGGCTGGCGGAGACGGAGGAGACCGTGGCGGCGCTGGCGGTGGAGCTGGGGTTCTACGATCATGCACACTTCACGCGGTGCTTTCACCGGATCATGGGGCTTACGCCGGCGGAGTACCGGGAGCAGAGGGTGCCGAAGGGGACGAGGAGGTGA
- a CDS encoding DUF1553 domain-containing protein encodes MRIDLTLLLTLLASSAMAAQPIGFNKDIRPILADACFHCHGPDPGTRKAGLRLDTEAGFFTAKEGEQPTVIKNKPEISSLFQRLITKDEDDLMPPPDSHKTLKPAQIALIKEWIAQGAPWQPHWSLIAPKKAALPAVKDSAWVKTPVDRFILSRLEATGLTPAPQAEDHALIRRVSLDLTGLPPSPELMARYLPLDEKKYSALVDELLKSPAYGEHRARYWLDAARYADTHGLHFDKPREMWPYRDWVVKAYNSNEPFDRFTVEQIAGDLLPKPTEDQLIATGFQRCNITTNEGGTIDEENLANYASDRVQTMGWVYFGLTTNCAQCHDHKFDPLTQKDYYSMAAFFRNTTQKPKDGNVKDGLGPILVLPTDKDRPRWTALPTEIAAAKAKQDASRKAAKAPFDQWLASAKPDDLDKDVPSKGMAAHVPLNEGAGSEVSATCGTAKTFKAVGEVTWKPDGKLGPAPVMKPNGTFEIGDVGDFEKDHAFSYGAWVRADRAGVSGSILARMDEKNGYRGWDLFQSDTRLSVHIVSKWPDDAIKVSTAKPALRPGVWQHVFVTYDGKGKAGSVHIFVDGVETPIKPDTNALKGSIKTTTPTRIGQRSNGAFFSDGGVQDVRIYDRQLSATEVQMLSKVGPLRTMLAAKKRGPKQQEALFEHYLITRDTAYQSALATSTKLTAEQDAIKARSPITHVQEEKMDTKPMANILMRGQYDKVGDPVDAAVPAALGKLPADAPKNRLGLAQWLVSDNNTLTARVTVNRMWQELFGSGIVKTSEDFGIMGSAPSNPELLDWLAVEFKATGWDVKRFYKMLVTSAAYRQAAVITPAKLEKDRDNALLSRGPRFRMDAEMIRDYALAASGTLSPRMGGPGTLPYQPENIWEVVGMGTEKYVQDKGENLYRRTLYDFWKRMAPPANMDIFNAPSREMSCVRRDRTNTPLQALVTMNDPQFIEAARNLAQHTLQNVQGDDTARLSSIYEHLLCRPLKDAEKPILTASLADMRKFYTANAAEAEALLKVGESKADEKLAKPELAAWTMLCNEVMNLDEVLNK; translated from the coding sequence ATGCGCATCGACCTCACCCTGCTCCTCACGCTTCTGGCCTCCTCCGCCATGGCCGCGCAGCCGATCGGCTTTAACAAAGACATCCGCCCCATCCTCGCGGACGCCTGCTTCCACTGCCACGGCCCCGACCCGGGCACGCGCAAAGCAGGCCTGCGCCTCGACACCGAGGCCGGCTTCTTCACCGCCAAGGAGGGCGAGCAGCCCACCGTCATCAAAAACAAGCCCGAGATCAGCAGCCTCTTCCAGCGCCTCATCACCAAGGATGAGGACGATCTCATGCCGCCGCCGGATTCCCACAAGACGCTGAAGCCCGCACAGATCGCGCTGATCAAAGAATGGATCGCCCAGGGCGCGCCCTGGCAGCCCCACTGGTCTCTCATCGCCCCCAAGAAAGCCGCCCTGCCCGCAGTCAAAGACAGCGCCTGGGTCAAGACGCCGGTGGACCGCTTCATCCTTTCCCGGCTGGAAGCCACAGGCCTCACCCCCGCACCACAGGCGGAAGACCACGCCCTCATCCGCCGCGTGTCGCTGGACCTCACCGGCCTGCCCCCCTCCCCAGAGCTCATGGCCCGCTACCTCCCGCTGGATGAAAAGAAGTACTCCGCCCTCGTGGATGAGTTGCTCAAATCCCCCGCCTATGGCGAGCACCGCGCCCGCTACTGGCTCGATGCCGCACGCTACGCCGACACCCACGGCCTCCACTTTGATAAACCCCGCGAGATGTGGCCCTACCGCGACTGGGTCGTGAAAGCCTACAACAGCAACGAACCCTTTGACCGCTTCACCGTCGAGCAAATCGCCGGTGACCTGCTGCCAAAGCCCACCGAGGACCAGCTCATCGCCACCGGCTTCCAGCGCTGCAACATCACCACCAACGAAGGCGGCACCATCGACGAGGAAAACCTCGCCAACTACGCCAGCGACCGCGTGCAGACCATGGGCTGGGTTTACTTCGGCCTCACCACCAACTGCGCCCAGTGCCACGACCACAAGTTCGATCCCCTCACGCAAAAGGACTACTACTCCATGGCCGCCTTCTTCCGCAACACCACGCAGAAGCCCAAAGACGGCAATGTGAAGGACGGCCTCGGCCCCATCCTCGTCCTGCCCACAGACAAAGACCGCCCACGCTGGACCGCGCTGCCCACCGAGATCGCCGCTGCAAAGGCAAAGCAGGACGCCTCACGCAAAGCCGCCAAGGCCCCCTTTGACCAATGGCTGGCCAGCGCCAAGCCCGACGACCTCGACAAAGACGTGCCCTCCAAGGGCATGGCCGCCCACGTCCCGCTCAATGAGGGCGCTGGCAGCGAGGTCTCCGCCACCTGCGGCACCGCCAAGACCTTCAAAGCCGTCGGCGAAGTCACCTGGAAGCCCGATGGCAAACTGGGTCCCGCCCCCGTCATGAAGCCCAACGGCACCTTCGAGATCGGCGACGTGGGCGACTTTGAAAAGGACCACGCCTTCAGCTACGGTGCCTGGGTGCGCGCAGACCGCGCCGGTGTCTCCGGCAGCATCCTCGCCCGCATGGATGAAAAGAACGGCTATCGCGGCTGGGACCTCTTCCAGAGCGACACCCGCCTCTCCGTCCACATCGTCAGCAAATGGCCGGACGACGCCATCAAAGTCTCCACCGCCAAGCCCGCCCTCCGCCCCGGCGTCTGGCAGCACGTCTTCGTCACCTACGATGGCAAAGGCAAAGCAGGTAGCGTGCACATCTTTGTGGACGGCGTGGAGACTCCCATCAAGCCCGACACCAATGCCCTCAAAGGCAGCATCAAGACCACCACGCCAACCCGCATCGGCCAGCGCAGCAATGGCGCCTTCTTCAGCGACGGCGGCGTGCAGGACGTCCGCATCTACGACCGCCAGCTCTCCGCCACCGAAGTGCAGATGCTCTCCAAAGTGGGCCCGCTCCGCACCATGCTGGCCGCCAAAAAGCGCGGCCCCAAACAGCAGGAGGCCCTCTTTGAGCACTACCTCATCACCCGCGACACCGCCTACCAGTCCGCACTCGCCACCAGCACCAAGCTCACCGCCGAGCAGGACGCCATCAAGGCCCGCAGCCCCATCACCCACGTGCAGGAGGAAAAGATGGACACCAAGCCCATGGCCAACATCCTCATGCGCGGCCAGTATGATAAAGTGGGAGACCCTGTGGACGCCGCCGTGCCCGCCGCCCTCGGCAAGCTGCCCGCCGACGCTCCCAAGAACCGCCTCGGCCTCGCCCAGTGGCTCGTCAGCGACAACAACACCCTCACCGCTCGTGTCACTGTCAACCGCATGTGGCAGGAGCTCTTCGGCAGCGGCATCGTCAAGACCAGCGAAGACTTCGGCATCATGGGCTCCGCCCCTTCCAATCCCGAACTGCTCGACTGGCTCGCTGTCGAGTTCAAAGCCACCGGCTGGGATGTGAAGCGCTTCTACAAAATGCTCGTCACCTCAGCCGCCTATCGCCAGGCCGCCGTCATCACACCTGCCAAGCTGGAAAAGGATCGCGACAACGCCCTCCTCTCCCGCGGCCCGCGCTTCCGCATGGACGCCGAGATGATCCGCGACTACGCCCTCGCCGCCAGCGGCACCCTCTCCCCCCGCATGGGCGGCCCCGGCACCCTGCCCTACCAGCCGGAGAACATCTGGGAAGTCGTCGGCATGGGCACTGAAAAGTACGTGCAGGACAAAGGCGAAAACCTCTACCGCCGCACCCTCTACGACTTCTGGAAGCGCATGGCACCGCCTGCCAACATGGACATCTTCAACGCCCCCAGCCGCGAAATGAGCTGCGTCCGCCGCGACCGCACCAACACCCCGCTGCAGGCCCTCGTCACCATGAACGACCCCCAGTTCATCGAAGCCGCCCGCAACCTCGCCCAGCACACCCTCCAAAACGTCCAAGGCGACGACACCGCCAGGCTCTCCTCCATCTATGAGCACCTTCTCTGCCGCCCCCTGAAGGACGCCGAGAAACCCATCCTCACCGCCAGCCTCGCCGACATGCGCAAGTTCTACACCGCCAATGCCGCCGAAGCCGAAGCCCTCCTCAAAGTCGGCGAATCCAAAGCCGACGAAAAGCTCGCCAAACCCGAACTCGCCGCCTGGACCATGCTTTGCAACGAAGTCATGAACCTCGACGAAGTCCTGAACAAGTAA